A stretch of the Aegilops tauschii subsp. strangulata cultivar AL8/78 chromosome 4, Aet v6.0, whole genome shotgun sequence genome encodes the following:
- the LOC141022000 gene encoding uncharacterized protein, with protein sequence MASFRDCLQVCELEDLGFCGIPFTYNNGQALDRNVQVRLDRACVDEAWHDLFPAARVLHLATSCSDHSPLLVQMEGVQEKRRRATLMRYEIMWERDPTLPDMVARSWNEHRPIGNLDSVANSLKEMMKDLKQWSKTHFGNVIKDIKSLRSQLAELQLSGADSARSKMNQLDELLYREEMLWLQCSRIAWLKEETEISDALFQIGPLKAPGCDGFPARFYQRNWATLKVDIVAAVQDFFITGSMPDGVNDTAIVLIPKVPHPKELKDFRPISLCNMVYKVAKNNSPALCAYKLDLSKAYDRVDWEFLEKALAKWGFSQIWISRVMASDALSSLIKKATREDDLQGVKISRSAPEISHLLFADDSLLFFHATEQQATLVKAYRFIFHCNNSLETELRALMQGMALAIQHSDLPVVVQSDSLEALSSLSNNALCKSAYGHLVLEIKDLKKAQISTLKSLNPQKNPGRTVNFESNLH encoded by the exons ATGGCGTCGTTCAGGGATTGTCTGCAGGTGTGTGAACTGGAGGATCTCGGTTTCTGCGGCATTCCTTTTACATACAATAATGGCCAAGCTCTAGACCGAAACGTCCAAGTTCGTTTGGACCGGGCATGTGTGGACGAAGCTTGGCATGACTTGTTCCCGGCGGCGAGGGTACTCCACCTCGCAACGTCGTGCTCTGACCACAGCCCCCTCTTGGTCCAGATGGAAGGGGTACAGGAGAAGCGCCGTAGGGCGACACTGATGCGCTATGAAATCATGTGGGAACGGGATCCCACACTGCCGGACATGGTTGCTAGGAGTTGGAATGAGCACCGTCCGATCGGCAACCTCGATTCGGTGGCAAACTCGTTGAAGGAGATGATGAAGGATTTGAAACAGTGGAGTAAAACACACTTTGGTAATGTCATAAAAGATATCAAGTCGCTTCGTTCTCAGCTGGCTGAACTACAACTGTCTGGGGCTGACAGTGCTCGGTCAAAAATGAACCAGCTAGACGAACTACTCTATAGGGAGGAGATGCTGTGGCTACAGTGTTCCCGTATAGCCTGGCTGAAGGAGG AAACAGAAATTTCGGATGCCCTCTTTCAAATCGGCCCGTTAAAGGCCCCGGGGTGTGATGGTTTCCCGGCAAGATTTTACCAGCGGAACTGGGCGACTTTGAAGGTGGATATTGTGGCGGCGGTGCAGGACTTCTTCATCACTGGCAGTATGCCAGATGGAGTTAATGACACGGCGATCGTACTGATTCCAAAAGTTCCCCATCCAAAGGAATTAAAGGACTTCAGACCGATTAGCCTGTGTAACATGGTGTATAAG GTAGCAAAAAACAATTCTCCCGCCTTATGTGCCTATAAGCTTGATCTATCCAAGGCCTATGATCGGGTGGATTGGGAGTTTTTGGAGAAGGCTTTAGCTAAATGGGGCTTTTCTCAGATCTGGATTTCTCGTGTGATGGCAT CTGATGCTCTTTCTTCTCTCATAAAGAAGGCTACAAGGGAGGATGATCTTCAGGGGGTCAAAATCAGCAGAAGTGCTCCAGAGATTTCTCATCTTCTGTTTGCGGACGACTCTCTCCTGTTCTTCCATGCGACAGAGCAGCAGGCAACTTTGGTAAAAG CTTATCGTTTTATTTTCCACTGCAACAACTCGCTGGAGACGGAATTACGTGCGTTGATGCAAGGTATGGCGTTAGCTATACAACACTCGGACCTCCCGGTGGTGGTGCAGTCGGACTCCTTGGAGGCTTTGTCCAGTCTTTCCAATAATGCTCTTTGTAAATCAGCTTATGGCCACCTTGTGCTGGAGATCAAGGATTT AAAAAAGGCGCAGATCAGCACCCTCAAATCCCTAAACCCTCAAAAAAATCCAGGCCGAACCGTCAACTTCGAGTCCAACCTGCACTAG